The Aythya fuligula isolate bAytFul2 chromosome 2, bAytFul2.pri, whole genome shotgun sequence genome contains a region encoding:
- the DCLK3 gene encoding serine/threonine-protein kinase DCLK3 isoform X2 produces MFDHSSHSASSKVTERKLHGTCPPVGRGNCGKQFVNASSYRSSFFNPWNGFHTIHSEHSSLKPTIITVVKPSRHTLKKITLLLNRRSVQTLEQLMADISEALGFARWKNDHVRKLYSLRGREIRSVSDFFREGNAFIAMGREPLTLKNLEVAIQELCPENPYAVSAIQQDEEQSQKLKSRLYDEASKVDSGFDEVEIAKNCGDVMSPRLVARKSQAKTKQEEKMRTKKKWTRESWDGEQGVRPPRKTRESERYLKQERSPEKGLEEITVEVVRCEKCEQERQARQKLQRERHAETSFENTDLDAGACQKYQVERNAKIRNSRKSEIPLEGEEVGWKENGCRKTWKPLQRKVNEGLEKQKKSIEIERNPDKHENHEKEVVKIKNAVEGLQITHEVKEENGSSCVTNQNGWLTKDTPRDAEKPSKVHRDSREGQRAKEEGARRERNIHRENDMTRREKTGERRMNKEENKALGLENTSRRHAIKNRTDVENHYEIGRTIGDGNFAVVKECRHCNSNQIYAMKIVDKSKLKGKEDMMESEILIIRSLSHPNIVSLIEVYETEAEIYLILEYVPGGDLFDAIIESVKFTEHDAAVMITDLFEALVYIHSKNIVHRDLKPENLLVQHNADKSTTLKLADFGLAKLVTKPIFTVCGTPTYVAPEILAEKGYGLEVDMWAAGVILYILLCGFPPFRSQERDQEELFQIIQLGHYEFLSPYWDNISAAKDLIARLLIVDPQKRYTARQVLQHPWIRTAGKTNGRNLQREVTINIERHFRTQRRKEVVDEDT; encoded by the exons ATGTTTGACCACTCATCTCACAGTGCAAGCTCAAAAGTAACAGAGAGGAAACTACATGGGACTTGTCCTCCGGTTGGTCGTGGAAACTGTGGAAAACAATTTGTGAATGCAAGCAGCTATAggtcttcattttttaatcccTGGAATGGTTTTCATACAATACATTCAGAGCACAGTTCTCTGAAGCCAACGATTATTACAGTGGTGAAACCCAGCAGGCATACACTCAAAAAGATAACCTTGCTTCTGAACAGGAGATCTGTCCAGACCCTTGAGCAGCTGATGGCTGACATTTCAGAAGCTCTGGGATTTGCACGCTGGAAGAATGACCATGTGAGAAAGCTTTACAGTCTGAGGGGCAGAGAAATCCGAAGTGTTTCTGATTTCTTCAGGGAAGGCAATGCATTCATAGCTATGGGGAGGGAGCCCCTTACGTTGAAGAACTTGGAAGTGGCAATACAAGAACTTTGTCCTGAAAATCCTTATGCTGTCAGTGCAATTCAGCAAGATGAGGAGCAGTCCCAAAAACTGAAGAGCAGGCTGTATGATGAAGCATCAAAAGTGGACAGTGGATTTGATGAGGTAGAGATTGCCAAGAATTGCGGTGATGTTATGTCTCCCAGACTGGTAGCTAGAAAAAGTCAAGCCAAGAcaaagcaagaagagaaaatgagaacaaaaaaaaagtggactAGAGAGAGTTGGGATGGTGAGCAAGGAGTGAGGCCTCCTAGAAAAACCCGAGAAAGTGAGAGGTACCTTAAGCAAGAGAGGAGCCCTGAGAAGGGATTAGAAGAGATTACAGTGGAAGTAGTGAGGTGTGAGAAGTGTGAACAGGAAAGGCAGGCGAGGCAAAAATTACAAAGGGAAAGGCATGCTGAGACTTCATTTGAGAACACAGACCTGGACGCAGGTGCATGTCAGAAGTATCAGgtagaaagaaatgcaaaaatcagGAATAGCCGAAAATCTGAAATTCCTCTAGAAGGTGAAGAAGTTGGCTGGAAAGAGAATGGCTGCAGAAAGACCTGGAAACCTCTACAAAGGAAAGTTAATGAAgggctggaaaagcaaaaaaagagcATTGAGATAGAAAGAAATCCAGACAAACATGAAAACCACGAGAAAGAAGTGGTGAAAATCAAGAATGCTGTGGAAGGGCTGCAAATAACTCAtgaagtgaaggaagaaaatggaagtagCTGTGTAACTAATCAAAATGGTTGGCTAACAAAAGACACTCCAAGAGATGCTGAGAAACCATCTAAAGTACATAGGGACAGCAGAGAGGGTCAAAGGGCTAAAGAGGAGGGTgccaggagagagagaaatatacaCAGAGAGAATGACATGACTCGAcgagagaaaacaggagagcgCAGaatgaataaagaagaaaacaaggctCTGGGACTGGAAAACACAAGCCGGAGGCATgccattaaaaacagaactgatgTGGAAAACCACTATGAGATTGGCAGGACTATTGGGGATGGGAATTTTGCAGTGGTGAAGGAATGTCGCCACTGCAACTCTAATCAGATCTATGCCATGAAGATTGTGGATAAATCCAAGCTGAAGGGGAAAGAGGACATGATGGAAAGCGAAATTCTGATCATTAGGAGTCTTTCTCATCCTAATATAGTAAGCTTAATTGAAGTATATGAGACGGAGGCTGAGATCTACCTAATCCTGGAGTATGTCCCAGGGGGGGACTTATTTGATGCAATCATAGAAAGTGTGAAGTTCACAGAGCATGATGCTGCTGTCATGATCACTGACCTGTTTGAAGCCCTGGTGTATATTCACAGCAAGAACATCGTCCACAGAGACCTCAAACCAGAGAACCTTTTG GTTCAGCATAATGCAGATAAATCTACTACACTGAAACTAGCAGATTTTGGCCTTGCAAAGCTGGTTACAAAACCTATATTTACCGTTTGTGGAACACCAACGTATGTTGCCCCTGAGATACTTGCTGAGAAGG gCTATGGGCTCGAAGTAGATATGTGGGCAGCTGGTGTGATCCTTTACATTTTGCTCTGCGGTTTTCCCCCATTTCGCAGTCAGGAACGTGATCAAGAAGAGCTGTTTCAAATCATACAGCTGGGTCACTATGAGTTCCTTTCCCCATACTGGGACAATATTTCTGCAG CAAAAGACCTCATAGCCAGGCTGTTGATAGTGGATCCCCAAAAGCGCTACACAGCACGGCAAGTACTTCAGCACCCTTGGATCAGAACAGCTGGAAAAACTAATGGCAGAAACTTGCAGAGGGAAGTAACAATAAATATTGAGCGTCATTTCCGGACCCAGCGCCGAAAGGAAGTTGTAGATGAGGACACATGA
- the DCLK3 gene encoding serine/threonine-protein kinase DCLK3 isoform X1, with product MPAAAPPPLHPAAGSCCPYGRCAGHRSMFDHSSHSASSKVTERKLHGTCPPVGRGNCGKQFVNASSYRSSFFNPWNGFHTIHSEHSSLKPTIITVVKPSRHTLKKITLLLNRRSVQTLEQLMADISEALGFARWKNDHVRKLYSLRGREIRSVSDFFREGNAFIAMGREPLTLKNLEVAIQELCPENPYAVSAIQQDEEQSQKLKSRLYDEASKVDSGFDEVEIAKNCGDVMSPRLVARKSQAKTKQEEKMRTKKKWTRESWDGEQGVRPPRKTRESERYLKQERSPEKGLEEITVEVVRCEKCEQERQARQKLQRERHAETSFENTDLDAGACQKYQVERNAKIRNSRKSEIPLEGEEVGWKENGCRKTWKPLQRKVNEGLEKQKKSIEIERNPDKHENHEKEVVKIKNAVEGLQITHEVKEENGSSCVTNQNGWLTKDTPRDAEKPSKVHRDSREGQRAKEEGARRERNIHRENDMTRREKTGERRMNKEENKALGLENTSRRHAIKNRTDVENHYEIGRTIGDGNFAVVKECRHCNSNQIYAMKIVDKSKLKGKEDMMESEILIIRSLSHPNIVSLIEVYETEAEIYLILEYVPGGDLFDAIIESVKFTEHDAAVMITDLFEALVYIHSKNIVHRDLKPENLLVQHNADKSTTLKLADFGLAKLVTKPIFTVCGTPTYVAPEILAEKGYGLEVDMWAAGVILYILLCGFPPFRSQERDQEELFQIIQLGHYEFLSPYWDNISAAAKDLIARLLIVDPQKRYTARQVLQHPWIRTAGKTNGRNLQREVTINIERHFRTQRRKEVVDEDT from the exons GACACCGAAGCATGTTTGACCACTCATCTCACAGTGCAAGCTCAAAAGTAACAGAGAGGAAACTACATGGGACTTGTCCTCCGGTTGGTCGTGGAAACTGTGGAAAACAATTTGTGAATGCAAGCAGCTATAggtcttcattttttaatcccTGGAATGGTTTTCATACAATACATTCAGAGCACAGTTCTCTGAAGCCAACGATTATTACAGTGGTGAAACCCAGCAGGCATACACTCAAAAAGATAACCTTGCTTCTGAACAGGAGATCTGTCCAGACCCTTGAGCAGCTGATGGCTGACATTTCAGAAGCTCTGGGATTTGCACGCTGGAAGAATGACCATGTGAGAAAGCTTTACAGTCTGAGGGGCAGAGAAATCCGAAGTGTTTCTGATTTCTTCAGGGAAGGCAATGCATTCATAGCTATGGGGAGGGAGCCCCTTACGTTGAAGAACTTGGAAGTGGCAATACAAGAACTTTGTCCTGAAAATCCTTATGCTGTCAGTGCAATTCAGCAAGATGAGGAGCAGTCCCAAAAACTGAAGAGCAGGCTGTATGATGAAGCATCAAAAGTGGACAGTGGATTTGATGAGGTAGAGATTGCCAAGAATTGCGGTGATGTTATGTCTCCCAGACTGGTAGCTAGAAAAAGTCAAGCCAAGAcaaagcaagaagagaaaatgagaacaaaaaaaaagtggactAGAGAGAGTTGGGATGGTGAGCAAGGAGTGAGGCCTCCTAGAAAAACCCGAGAAAGTGAGAGGTACCTTAAGCAAGAGAGGAGCCCTGAGAAGGGATTAGAAGAGATTACAGTGGAAGTAGTGAGGTGTGAGAAGTGTGAACAGGAAAGGCAGGCGAGGCAAAAATTACAAAGGGAAAGGCATGCTGAGACTTCATTTGAGAACACAGACCTGGACGCAGGTGCATGTCAGAAGTATCAGgtagaaagaaatgcaaaaatcagGAATAGCCGAAAATCTGAAATTCCTCTAGAAGGTGAAGAAGTTGGCTGGAAAGAGAATGGCTGCAGAAAGACCTGGAAACCTCTACAAAGGAAAGTTAATGAAgggctggaaaagcaaaaaaagagcATTGAGATAGAAAGAAATCCAGACAAACATGAAAACCACGAGAAAGAAGTGGTGAAAATCAAGAATGCTGTGGAAGGGCTGCAAATAACTCAtgaagtgaaggaagaaaatggaagtagCTGTGTAACTAATCAAAATGGTTGGCTAACAAAAGACACTCCAAGAGATGCTGAGAAACCATCTAAAGTACATAGGGACAGCAGAGAGGGTCAAAGGGCTAAAGAGGAGGGTgccaggagagagagaaatatacaCAGAGAGAATGACATGACTCGAcgagagaaaacaggagagcgCAGaatgaataaagaagaaaacaaggctCTGGGACTGGAAAACACAAGCCGGAGGCATgccattaaaaacagaactgatgTGGAAAACCACTATGAGATTGGCAGGACTATTGGGGATGGGAATTTTGCAGTGGTGAAGGAATGTCGCCACTGCAACTCTAATCAGATCTATGCCATGAAGATTGTGGATAAATCCAAGCTGAAGGGGAAAGAGGACATGATGGAAAGCGAAATTCTGATCATTAGGAGTCTTTCTCATCCTAATATAGTAAGCTTAATTGAAGTATATGAGACGGAGGCTGAGATCTACCTAATCCTGGAGTATGTCCCAGGGGGGGACTTATTTGATGCAATCATAGAAAGTGTGAAGTTCACAGAGCATGATGCTGCTGTCATGATCACTGACCTGTTTGAAGCCCTGGTGTATATTCACAGCAAGAACATCGTCCACAGAGACCTCAAACCAGAGAACCTTTTG GTTCAGCATAATGCAGATAAATCTACTACACTGAAACTAGCAGATTTTGGCCTTGCAAAGCTGGTTACAAAACCTATATTTACCGTTTGTGGAACACCAACGTATGTTGCCCCTGAGATACTTGCTGAGAAGG gCTATGGGCTCGAAGTAGATATGTGGGCAGCTGGTGTGATCCTTTACATTTTGCTCTGCGGTTTTCCCCCATTTCGCAGTCAGGAACGTGATCAAGAAGAGCTGTTTCAAATCATACAGCTGGGTCACTATGAGTTCCTTTCCCCATACTGGGACAATATTTCTGCAG CAGCAAAAGACCTCATAGCCAGGCTGTTGATAGTGGATCCCCAAAAGCGCTACACAGCACGGCAAGTACTTCAGCACCCTTGGATCAGAACAGCTGGAAAAACTAATGGCAGAAACTTGCAGAGGGAAGTAACAATAAATATTGAGCGTCATTTCCGGACCCAGCGCCGAAAGGAAGTTGTAGATGAGGACACATGA